In Scophthalmus maximus strain ysfricsl-2021 chromosome 5, ASM2237912v1, whole genome shotgun sequence, a single window of DNA contains:
- the hfm1 gene encoding probable ATP-dependent DNA helicase HFM1 isoform X2, with amino-acid sequence MLDSSDCSLSLDNLFFEKPIVHKVKPLHQVASPWHLETPPSLSQIPASHDVQEETESLSTLYSFSQKPVPASQSLPPFRASAGLRVLSKINSSHGFNHDEKKIEETQCGSHSYSLSRCVGLWGGEGFRDYSQGACQSGRGGDETLHDSGHAAVSGRCLSLDYSKSPLLRRSLFKVQVSNSGGDSSHTDNLCSSSSSSSQTAPRSQTFLSQVTMATGPPPLQPPRATVCQAAPPFPPEPPFSPPLMGSSAASGRPPQQATCSRMTDKGTKRAFVPPMTPRPLCIQGSSGSEVLRPVSEIPSKFRSVFNEFPFFNYVQSKALDDVLYTGKNFVACAPTGSGKTVLFELAIIRLLMESAEPWRDVKAVYIAPIKALCSQCFESWKKKFGPLGLICKELTGDTEIDDFFEIQDSHIILTTPEKWDSMTRKWKDNCLLQLVRLFLIDEVHVVKDTTRGATLEVVVSRMKAIHTYRTAQNPEAGLSMRFVAVSATIPNIPDIADWLSNESGPATYLDMDESHRPVKLRKVVLGFPCNQNQTEFKFDLSLNYKIANIIQTYSDQKPALVFCSTRKGVQQSAAVLAKDARFIISIEHKERLLKYANSILDSKLRDLVMLGVGYHHAGVVLSDRKLIEEAFTRGDLPVLFTTRTLAMGVNLPAHLVVIKSTMQYVGGSCEEYSDADLLQMIGRAGRPQFDTSATAVIMTKFQTRDKYMNLMNGMEIIESSLHGHLVEHLNAEIVLQTISDVNMALDWIRSTFLYIRALKNPIHYGFSADLDRYGIEAKLQALCLKNLTSLSSIGLIDMDEDINIKPTEAGRLMARYCVAFDTMTQFCKVAGTENLSDLIVLLSKSREFSDIQLRMNEKRPLNTLNRDKNRVTIRFPIEGKIKTSEMKVNCLIQAQLGSISIQEFGLTQDTARIFRNGMRISKCLSEFLSQRSKTGFSALLNTLILAKCLRSKLWENSPYVSKQLEKIGQTLSTAMVNAGLTTLSKIEQTNAREIELIINRHPPFGNQIRESVIHLPKYEVTLEQLPRYNCAMAEIVVKVNLKNQAQLLSRRTTPDHHYVSLVIGDSDNNVVFLQKLTDLVLLRCGSWSKKIEVAKASKGEEISVNLISSEYVGFDIQQKFNVYFSGARRFGTDNPCNVAYDPTGQKPQHSALKPQSPDQATPQQENATSVTDQDSGNKRQCNHFCKNKDLCGHDCCKVGVTVARKRSANQDSSFSSHLRELRSRCDSLEQTPVKRLKMKMSEQSVSANMQEFAYKPKERLPTVSWFGINPDGASERRQTETMDLTGEDCTRLTDDFYSDYIDGVGDMQSMMEETVQTPAAAHAHYQSSSVWMKPETSGWSQNPERHLNKINTTTSADSKRRSTAVTNQGSCCETASSSLIPTVTFDLGNEWDDWGDFDEENLVHASETSIASCTVNAKPQIQQSVQYNMPGFAATSAALFLSPSQVKPYMTTARTPLRSISQNLIRKPGPSVRPQDRVTLHCNKKRPSIFSEEIKVTTPENIQRQKHVAPTTRRFDFFSTARAPANTKQSVNKSINSKEEETFLGIFDGIF; translated from the exons ATGTTGGACTCCAGTGATTGCTCCTTGTCCCTGGACAATCTGTTTTTTGAGAAGCCCATTGTCCACAAAGT AAAGCCACTGCACCAGGTGGCAAGTCCATGGCACCTGGAAAcgcctccatctctttctcagATTCCAGCCTCTCATGATgtgcaggaggagacagagtCACTCTCTACcctataca GTTTCTCACAGAAACCCGTTCCTGCCTCGCAGTCCCTTCCTCCTTTCAGAGCTTCAGCTGGCCTTAGAGTCTTATCAAAAATCAACAGTTCTCATGGTTTTAACCATGACGAGAAAAAGATTGAGGAGACTCAGTGTGGCAGCCACAGTTACAGCCTCAGCAGATGTGTTGGCCTTTGGGGAGGTGAAGGGTTCAGGGATTACTCTCAGGGTGCCTGTCAGAGTGGCAGAGGTGGAGATGAAACGCTGCACGACTCTGGTCATGCGGCCGTCAGCGGGAGGTGTTTGTCTCTGGACTACAGCAAAAGCCCACTTCTACGGAGAAG CTTGTTCAAGGTTCAGGTGTCGAACAGTGGAGGTGACtcgtcacacacagacaacctctgtagcagcagcagcagcagcagccagacagCTCCCAGATCTCAAACTTTTCTCAGTCAGGTTACCATGGCGACaggacctcctcctcttcagccgCCACGGGCGACAGTTTGCCAGGCagctcctccttttcccccagAGCCCCCCTTTTCACCCCCTCTCATGGGCTCATCTGCAGCGAGTGGCCGACCCCCACAGCAGGCGACATGCTCAAGGATGACGGACAAGGGCACAAAGAGAGCCTTCGTTCCGCCCATGACGCCTAGGCCGCTCTGTATACAAG GTTCTTCTGGGTCTGAAGTTCTGCGACCGGTTTCTGAAATCC CATCTAAGTTCAGATCCGTCTTCAACGAGTTCCCGTTTTTCAACTACGTTCAGTCCAAAGCGCTGGATGAT gtTCTTTACACGGGTAAGAACTTTGTGGCATGTGCTCCCACTGGATCTGGTAAAACAGTGCTGTTTGAGCTGGCCATCATTCGCCTTCTAATGGAGTCAGCAGAACCCTGGAGAGACGTGAAAGCTGTTTACA TTGCACCCATCAAAGCTCTGTGCAGTCAGTGCTTCGAGAGCTGGAAGAAGAAGTTTGGTCCTCTGGGGCTGATCTGTAAGGAGCTGACTGGCGACACAGAGATTGATGACTTCTTTGAGATTCAGGACTCACACATCATCCTGACCACGCCG GAAAAATGGGACAGCATGACAAGAAAGTGGAAGGACAACTGTCTGCTGCAGCTCGTCAGGCTCTTCCTGATCGACgag GTACATGTGGTGAAAGATACAACCCGTGGTGCCACCCTGGAAGTGGTTGTGAGCAGGATGAAGGCCATCCACACCTACAGGACAGCACAGAATCCTGAGGCAGGTCTCTCGATGAGGTTTGTGGCTGTATCAGCCACCATACCCAACATCCCTGAT ATAGCAGACTGGCTTTCTAATGAGAGTGGTCCAGCCACATACCTGGATATGGATGAGAGCCATCGTCCAGTGAAGCTGAGGAAGGTGGTGCTGGGATTCCCCTGCAACCAAAACCAAACCGAGTTTAAGTTTGATCTGTCACTCAACTACAAGATAGCCAACATCATACAGACGTACTCGGACCAGAAGCCTGCTTTAGTG ttttgctCCACCAGGAAAGGAGTCCAGCAGTCAGCTGCAGTTCTGGCCAAGGATGCTCGGTTCATCATTAGCATCGAGCACAAGGAGAG GTTGCTTAAGTATGCAAACTCCATTCTGGATTCAAAACTGAGAG ATCTGGTAATGTTAGGAGTTGGTTACCACCATGCAGGAGTGGTCctgtcagacaggaagttgATAGAAGAGGCCTTCACTCGGGGAGACCTGCCTGTCCTCT TTACCACTCGGACTCTGGCCATGGGGGTGAACCTGCCAGCTCATCTGGTTGTGATTAAGTCCACTATGCAGTATGTTGGGGGCTCATGTGAAGAGTACAGCGACGCTGACTTGCTGCAGATGATAGGTCGAGCTGGACGACCACAG TTTGACACATCAGCGACTGCTGTGATCATGACCAAGTTTCAAACCAGAGACAAGTATATGAACCTCATGAATGGGATGGAGATCATTGAGAGCAG CTTACACGGCCACCTGGTGGAGCACCTGAATGCTGAGATTGTGCTCCAAACCATCAGCGATGTCAACATGGCTCTTGACTGGATACGCTCCACCTTCCTCTACATCAGAGCCCTCAAGAATCCCATACACTACG GGTTCTCTGCTGACTTAGACAGATACGGAATCGAAGCAAAATTGCAAG CTCTGTGTCTGAAGAACCTAacctctctgtcctccatcGGTCTGATCGACATGGATGAAGATATCAACATTAAACCAACAG AGGCTGGCAGGTTGATGGCCAGGTACTGTGTTGCCTTTGACACCATGACACAGTTCTGTAAAGTGGCCGGCACTGAGAACTTGTCTGACCTG ATCGTGTTGTTGTCGAAGAGCAGAGAGTTCAGTGACATTCAGTTGAGGATGAATGAGAAGAGACCCCTGAACACTTTGAACAGGGACAAGAACAGGGTCACCATCAG GTTTCCCATCGAGGGAAAGATCAAAACCAGTGAGATGAAAGTGAACTG CCTGATTCAGGCTCAGCTAGGTTCCATCTCGATTCAAGAGTTTGGACTTACACAGGACACAGCAAGGATCTTCAGGAATGGGATGCGCATCAGCAAAT GTCTGTCAGAGTTCCTGAGCCAGCGTTCCAAGACGggtttctctgctctgctcaacACACTGATTCTGGCTAAGTGCCTTAGATCAAAGCTGTGGGAGAACTCGCCCTATGTTTCCAAACAGCTGGAGAAGATAG gccAGACTCTGTCAACTGCCATGGTGAATGCTGGACTCACCACTTTGAGCAAAATAGAGCAAACCAATGCTAGAGAGATTGAGCTG ATTATCAACAGACATCCACCATTTGGAAACCAAATCAGAGAATCTGTCATACACCTCCCGAAGTATGAAGTCACTTTGGAGCAG CTTCCCAGGTATAACTGCGCGATGGCAGAGATCGTGGTGAAGGTGAACCTAAAAAACCAAGCACAGCTGCTGTCCAGAAGAACGACTCCAGACCACCACTATGTCTCCCTGGTCATCGGAGACTCTGACAACAATGTGGTCTTCCTTCAGAAACTTAC tgacTTAGTGCTGTTGAGGTGTGGTAGCTGGTCGAAGAAGATTGAGGTGGCGAAGGCCTCGAaaggagaggagatcagtgtcAATCTCATCAGCTCAGAATATG TGGGCTTTGACATCCAGCAAAAGTTCAATGTGTACTTCTCTGGAGCCAGGAGGTTTGGTACCGATAATCCATGCAACGTAGCGTATGATCCTACTGGACAGAAACCACAGCACTCGGCACTGAAACCACAGTCTCCAGATCAGGCTACACCTCAGCAGGAAAATGCCACGTCTGTGACAGACCAAG ATTCAGGCAACAAGAGACAGTGCAACCACTTCTGCAAGAATAAGGATCTCTGTGGCCACGACTGCT GTAAAGTAGGAGTAACTGTGGCAAGGAAGAGGTCAGCAAATCAAGATTCAAGTTTCTCTTCTCATTTGAGAGAACTGAGGAGCAGGTGTGACTCACTGGAACAGACTCCTGTCAAACGGCTTAAG ATGAAAATGAGTGAGCAGTCTGTGTCTGCCAACATGCAGGAGTTTGCTTACAAACCCAAAGAGAGGCTTCCTACTGTTTCCTG GTTTGGGATAAACCCCGATGGAGCTTCAGAGAGGCGTCAAACTGAGACTATGGATCTGACAGGAGAAGACTGCACTCGACTCACAGACGATTTTTACAGTG ATTATATCGATGGTGTTGGGGACATGCAGAGTATGATGGAAGAGACTGTCCAAACCCCTGCAGCAGCTCATGCTCACTATCAAA GTTCCTCCGTGTGGATGAAACCAGAAACAAGTGGCTGGAGTCAGAACCCCGAACGGCATTTAAACAAGATCAATACAACCACCTCAGCGGACTCAAAGAGGAGGAGCACCGCAGTGACAAACCAGGGCTCTTGCTGTGAAACTGCTTCATCGTCACTCATACCAACAGTCACCTTCGACCTTGGAAATGAATGGGATGACTGGGGCGACTTTGATGAAGAGAACTTGGTGCACGCCAGCGAGACGTCAATTGCCTCGTGCACGGTTAATGCAAAACCTCAAATCCAGCAGTCTGTCCAGTACAACATGCCAG gCTTTGCTGCTACATCAGCGGCACTGTTCCTCAGTCCCTCACAAGTTAAACCCTACATGACCACTGCCAGGACACCACTGAG gtcaatttcacaaaatctaATCAGAAAACCAGGTCCCTCAGTCAGACCACAGGATAGAGTCACACTCCACTGTAATAAAAAG AGACCAAGCATCTTCAGTGAAGAGATCAAAGTTACAACACCAGAGAACATCCAGAGACAGAAGCACGTGGCCCCGACGACCAGAAGGTTTGATTTCTTCTCCACAGCGAGAGCCCCAGCAAACACCAAGCAAAGTGTCAACAAAAG CATCAAcagcaaagaggaagaaactTTCCTTGGGATATTTGATGGAATATTTTAG
- the hfm1 gene encoding probable ATP-dependent DNA helicase HFM1 isoform X4 has protein sequence MMCRRRQSHSLPYTVSHRNPFLPRSPFLLSELQLALESYQKSTVLMVLTMTRKRLRRLSVAATVTASADVLAFGEVKGSGITLRVPVRVAEVEMKRCTTLVMRPSAGGVCLWTTAKAHFYGEACSRFRCRTVEVTMATGPPPLQPPRATVCQAAPPFPPEPPFSPPLMGSSAASGRPPQQATCSRMTDKGTKRAFVPPMTPRPLCIQGSSGSEVLRPVSEIPSKFRSVFNEFPFFNYVQSKALDDVLYTGKNFVACAPTGSGKTVLFELAIIRLLMESAEPWRDVKAVYIAPIKALCSQCFESWKKKFGPLGLICKELTGDTEIDDFFEIQDSHIILTTPEKWDSMTRKWKDNCLLQLVRLFLIDEVHVVKDTTRGATLEVVVSRMKAIHTYRTAQNPEAGLSMRFVAVSATIPNIPDIADWLSNESGPATYLDMDESHRPVKLRKVVLGFPCNQNQTEFKFDLSLNYKIANIIQTYSDQKPALVFCSTRKGVQQSAAVLAKDARFIISIEHKERLLKYANSILDSKLRDLVMLGVGYHHAGVVLSDRKLIEEAFTRGDLPVLFTTRTLAMGVNLPAHLVVIKSTMQYVGGSCEEYSDADLLQMIGRAGRPQFDTSATAVIMTKFQTRDKYMNLMNGMEIIESSLHGHLVEHLNAEIVLQTISDVNMALDWIRSTFLYIRALKNPIHYGFSADLDRYGIEAKLQALCLKNLTSLSSIGLIDMDEDINIKPTEAGRLMARYCVAFDTMTQFCKVAGTENLSDLIVLLSKSREFSDIQLRMNEKRPLNTLNRDKNRVTIRFPIEGKIKTSEMKVNCLIQAQLGSISIQEFGLTQDTARIFRNGMRISKCLSEFLSQRSKTGFSALLNTLILAKCLRSKLWENSPYVSKQLEKIGQTLSTAMVNAGLTTLSKIEQTNAREIELIINRHPPFGNQIRESVIHLPKYEVTLEQLPRYNCAMAEIVVKVNLKNQAQLLSRRTTPDHHYVSLVIGDSDNNVVFLQKLTDLVLLRCGSWSKKIEVAKASKGEEISVNLISSEYVGFDIQQKFNVYFSGARRFGTDNPCNVAYDPTGQKPQHSALKPQSPDQATPQQENATSVTDQDSGNKRQCNHFCKNKDLCGHDCCKVGVTVARKRSANQDSSFSSHLRELRSRCDSLEQTPVKRLKMKMSEQSVSANMQEFAYKPKERLPTVSWFGINPDGASERRQTETMDLTGEDCTRLTDDFYSDYIDGVGDMQSMMEETVQTPAAAHAHYQSIGSSVWMKPETSGWSQNPERHLNKINTTTSADSKRRSTAVTNQGSCCETASSSLIPTVTFDLGNEWDDWGDFDEENLVHASETSIASCTVNAKPQIQQSVQYNMPGFAATSAALFLSPSQVKPYMTTARTPLRSISQNLIRKPGPSVRPQDRVTLHCNKKRPSIFSEEIKVTTPENIQRQKHVAPTTRRFDFFSTARAPANTKQSVNKSINSKEEETFLGIFDGIF, from the exons ATGATgtgcaggaggagacagagtCACTCTCTACcctataca GTTTCTCACAGAAACCCGTTCCTGCCTCGCAGTCCCTTCCTCCTTTCAGAGCTTCAGCTGGCCTTAGAGTCTTATCAAAAATCAACAGTTCTCATGGTTTTAACCATGACGAGAAAAAGATTGAGGAGACTCAGTGTGGCAGCCACAGTTACAGCCTCAGCAGATGTGTTGGCCTTTGGGGAGGTGAAGGGTTCAGGGATTACTCTCAGGGTGCCTGTCAGAGTGGCAGAGGTGGAGATGAAACGCTGCACGACTCTGGTCATGCGGCCGTCAGCGGGAGGTGTTTGTCTCTGGACTACAGCAAAAGCCCACTTCTACGGAGAAG CTTGTTCAAGGTTCAGGTGTCGAACAGTGGAG GTTACCATGGCGACaggacctcctcctcttcagccgCCACGGGCGACAGTTTGCCAGGCagctcctccttttcccccagAGCCCCCCTTTTCACCCCCTCTCATGGGCTCATCTGCAGCGAGTGGCCGACCCCCACAGCAGGCGACATGCTCAAGGATGACGGACAAGGGCACAAAGAGAGCCTTCGTTCCGCCCATGACGCCTAGGCCGCTCTGTATACAAG GTTCTTCTGGGTCTGAAGTTCTGCGACCGGTTTCTGAAATCC CATCTAAGTTCAGATCCGTCTTCAACGAGTTCCCGTTTTTCAACTACGTTCAGTCCAAAGCGCTGGATGAT gtTCTTTACACGGGTAAGAACTTTGTGGCATGTGCTCCCACTGGATCTGGTAAAACAGTGCTGTTTGAGCTGGCCATCATTCGCCTTCTAATGGAGTCAGCAGAACCCTGGAGAGACGTGAAAGCTGTTTACA TTGCACCCATCAAAGCTCTGTGCAGTCAGTGCTTCGAGAGCTGGAAGAAGAAGTTTGGTCCTCTGGGGCTGATCTGTAAGGAGCTGACTGGCGACACAGAGATTGATGACTTCTTTGAGATTCAGGACTCACACATCATCCTGACCACGCCG GAAAAATGGGACAGCATGACAAGAAAGTGGAAGGACAACTGTCTGCTGCAGCTCGTCAGGCTCTTCCTGATCGACgag GTACATGTGGTGAAAGATACAACCCGTGGTGCCACCCTGGAAGTGGTTGTGAGCAGGATGAAGGCCATCCACACCTACAGGACAGCACAGAATCCTGAGGCAGGTCTCTCGATGAGGTTTGTGGCTGTATCAGCCACCATACCCAACATCCCTGAT ATAGCAGACTGGCTTTCTAATGAGAGTGGTCCAGCCACATACCTGGATATGGATGAGAGCCATCGTCCAGTGAAGCTGAGGAAGGTGGTGCTGGGATTCCCCTGCAACCAAAACCAAACCGAGTTTAAGTTTGATCTGTCACTCAACTACAAGATAGCCAACATCATACAGACGTACTCGGACCAGAAGCCTGCTTTAGTG ttttgctCCACCAGGAAAGGAGTCCAGCAGTCAGCTGCAGTTCTGGCCAAGGATGCTCGGTTCATCATTAGCATCGAGCACAAGGAGAG GTTGCTTAAGTATGCAAACTCCATTCTGGATTCAAAACTGAGAG ATCTGGTAATGTTAGGAGTTGGTTACCACCATGCAGGAGTGGTCctgtcagacaggaagttgATAGAAGAGGCCTTCACTCGGGGAGACCTGCCTGTCCTCT TTACCACTCGGACTCTGGCCATGGGGGTGAACCTGCCAGCTCATCTGGTTGTGATTAAGTCCACTATGCAGTATGTTGGGGGCTCATGTGAAGAGTACAGCGACGCTGACTTGCTGCAGATGATAGGTCGAGCTGGACGACCACAG TTTGACACATCAGCGACTGCTGTGATCATGACCAAGTTTCAAACCAGAGACAAGTATATGAACCTCATGAATGGGATGGAGATCATTGAGAGCAG CTTACACGGCCACCTGGTGGAGCACCTGAATGCTGAGATTGTGCTCCAAACCATCAGCGATGTCAACATGGCTCTTGACTGGATACGCTCCACCTTCCTCTACATCAGAGCCCTCAAGAATCCCATACACTACG GGTTCTCTGCTGACTTAGACAGATACGGAATCGAAGCAAAATTGCAAG CTCTGTGTCTGAAGAACCTAacctctctgtcctccatcGGTCTGATCGACATGGATGAAGATATCAACATTAAACCAACAG AGGCTGGCAGGTTGATGGCCAGGTACTGTGTTGCCTTTGACACCATGACACAGTTCTGTAAAGTGGCCGGCACTGAGAACTTGTCTGACCTG ATCGTGTTGTTGTCGAAGAGCAGAGAGTTCAGTGACATTCAGTTGAGGATGAATGAGAAGAGACCCCTGAACACTTTGAACAGGGACAAGAACAGGGTCACCATCAG GTTTCCCATCGAGGGAAAGATCAAAACCAGTGAGATGAAAGTGAACTG CCTGATTCAGGCTCAGCTAGGTTCCATCTCGATTCAAGAGTTTGGACTTACACAGGACACAGCAAGGATCTTCAGGAATGGGATGCGCATCAGCAAAT GTCTGTCAGAGTTCCTGAGCCAGCGTTCCAAGACGggtttctctgctctgctcaacACACTGATTCTGGCTAAGTGCCTTAGATCAAAGCTGTGGGAGAACTCGCCCTATGTTTCCAAACAGCTGGAGAAGATAG gccAGACTCTGTCAACTGCCATGGTGAATGCTGGACTCACCACTTTGAGCAAAATAGAGCAAACCAATGCTAGAGAGATTGAGCTG ATTATCAACAGACATCCACCATTTGGAAACCAAATCAGAGAATCTGTCATACACCTCCCGAAGTATGAAGTCACTTTGGAGCAG CTTCCCAGGTATAACTGCGCGATGGCAGAGATCGTGGTGAAGGTGAACCTAAAAAACCAAGCACAGCTGCTGTCCAGAAGAACGACTCCAGACCACCACTATGTCTCCCTGGTCATCGGAGACTCTGACAACAATGTGGTCTTCCTTCAGAAACTTAC tgacTTAGTGCTGTTGAGGTGTGGTAGCTGGTCGAAGAAGATTGAGGTGGCGAAGGCCTCGAaaggagaggagatcagtgtcAATCTCATCAGCTCAGAATATG TGGGCTTTGACATCCAGCAAAAGTTCAATGTGTACTTCTCTGGAGCCAGGAGGTTTGGTACCGATAATCCATGCAACGTAGCGTATGATCCTACTGGACAGAAACCACAGCACTCGGCACTGAAACCACAGTCTCCAGATCAGGCTACACCTCAGCAGGAAAATGCCACGTCTGTGACAGACCAAG ATTCAGGCAACAAGAGACAGTGCAACCACTTCTGCAAGAATAAGGATCTCTGTGGCCACGACTGCT GTAAAGTAGGAGTAACTGTGGCAAGGAAGAGGTCAGCAAATCAAGATTCAAGTTTCTCTTCTCATTTGAGAGAACTGAGGAGCAGGTGTGACTCACTGGAACAGACTCCTGTCAAACGGCTTAAG ATGAAAATGAGTGAGCAGTCTGTGTCTGCCAACATGCAGGAGTTTGCTTACAAACCCAAAGAGAGGCTTCCTACTGTTTCCTG GTTTGGGATAAACCCCGATGGAGCTTCAGAGAGGCGTCAAACTGAGACTATGGATCTGACAGGAGAAGACTGCACTCGACTCACAGACGATTTTTACAGTG ATTATATCGATGGTGTTGGGGACATGCAGAGTATGATGGAAGAGACTGTCCAAACCCCTGCAGCAGCTCATGCTCACTATCAAAGTATCG GTTCCTCCGTGTGGATGAAACCAGAAACAAGTGGCTGGAGTCAGAACCCCGAACGGCATTTAAACAAGATCAATACAACCACCTCAGCGGACTCAAAGAGGAGGAGCACCGCAGTGACAAACCAGGGCTCTTGCTGTGAAACTGCTTCATCGTCACTCATACCAACAGTCACCTTCGACCTTGGAAATGAATGGGATGACTGGGGCGACTTTGATGAAGAGAACTTGGTGCACGCCAGCGAGACGTCAATTGCCTCGTGCACGGTTAATGCAAAACCTCAAATCCAGCAGTCTGTCCAGTACAACATGCCAG gCTTTGCTGCTACATCAGCGGCACTGTTCCTCAGTCCCTCACAAGTTAAACCCTACATGACCACTGCCAGGACACCACTGAG gtcaatttcacaaaatctaATCAGAAAACCAGGTCCCTCAGTCAGACCACAGGATAGAGTCACACTCCACTGTAATAAAAAG AGACCAAGCATCTTCAGTGAAGAGATCAAAGTTACAACACCAGAGAACATCCAGAGACAGAAGCACGTGGCCCCGACGACCAGAAGGTTTGATTTCTTCTCCACAGCGAGAGCCCCAGCAAACACCAAGCAAAGTGTCAACAAAAG CATCAAcagcaaagaggaagaaactTTCCTTGGGATATTTGATGGAATATTTTAG